In Pseudobdellovibrio exovorus JSS, the genomic stretch GTAACGGTGACTAATCGCGATCTTTTCCAAAAGAAAATGTCAGAGCTTCAAGTCCCAACCGCAGTTCACTACCCTATGACAATGCCAGACCAACCTTGGTATAAGAAGAATACTCCGGCTACCCACGATATCAGCATCTCTCGTTGGGCCGCAGACCATGTTGTCAGCTTACCGATGTTCCCTGATATGGACCAAAAGACTCAGGACATCGTAATTGATGCTGTAAAAAAATCTGTCGAATTTTCGGCAAAACAGGCGTAGTCTGAGTCTTATGAAAACAGAATTCACGCCGCTTAAAAATGTAGTTACACTAGATGCTCCAAATGGACAAATCACATGGGGAGACGCAAAGAACTTCGTTCTATTTGCGGGTCCCGACATCATCGAAGATGAAGGCATGGTCATCGAAACAGGTTTAGAAATTAAACGTGTCACAGATGCGCTAGGAATCCCATGGATCTTAAAATGCTCATTTGATAAAGCCAATCGCCAAAGCGCCAGCAGCTTCCGCGGACCGGGTATGAAGTCAGCGCTGCACTCTTTGGACAAAATTAAATCTAAATTGGGCTGCGCTCTTATCACAGATGTACATGAAACAATCCAAGTAGAAGAAACAGCTCAATATGCTGAAGTGATTCAAATCCCTGCGTTTCTATCACGACAGACAGATCTGCTTGTGGCCGCGGCAAAAACTGGTCGCGTGATCCACATCAAAAAAGGACAGTTCTTAGCACCTTGGGATATGAAAGCTATCGCGCAGAAAGCCGTACAAGCCGGTAACAGCAAACTTTTACTTTGCGACCGCGGAACAACCTTCGGCTACAACCGCTTAGTTAATGATATGACCGGCTTGGTTGAAATGCGTCGTTTAGGTTTCCCTGTTGTGATGGACTGTACCCACTCGACCCAATTGCCGGGTGCTACTGGGGAATCCAGCGGCGGACGTAGTGATATGGTGTGGCCATTAGCACGCGCAGCCGTGGCTGTGGGCGTCGATGGAATCTTTGTTGAAACTCATCCAAATCCTGCTGAAGCTTTATGCGATGGACCCACTTCATTACCTTTAAAAAACCTAGAGGGTTTTTTAAAGAATTTGCAGCTTATTTTTAAGACGCATCAAGCTTAAAAACTATCCTCAATCCGTTCCGTTTATTCCCCTTTTGTTTCCTTTGGGCTCGTAGACTTGACTCTTTAGAGCCCAAGGTCATTATTAAAGACGCATGAACT encodes the following:
- the kdsA gene encoding 3-deoxy-8-phosphooctulonate synthase; this encodes MKTEFTPLKNVVTLDAPNGQITWGDAKNFVLFAGPDIIEDEGMVIETGLEIKRVTDALGIPWILKCSFDKANRQSASSFRGPGMKSALHSLDKIKSKLGCALITDVHETIQVEETAQYAEVIQIPAFLSRQTDLLVAAAKTGRVIHIKKGQFLAPWDMKAIAQKAVQAGNSKLLLCDRGTTFGYNRLVNDMTGLVEMRRLGFPVVMDCTHSTQLPGATGESSGGRSDMVWPLARAAVAVGVDGIFVETHPNPAEALCDGPTSLPLKNLEGFLKNLQLIFKTHQA